Below is a genomic region from Papio anubis isolate 15944 chromosome 14, Panubis1.0, whole genome shotgun sequence.
CCCCCTGGGAGCGGGTGGGCCCTGTACCACCCAATGCCCTGAGGTGGGGGCTCTGACGGTTTGGCACCGATGGGCTGTGGGTGGTTTGAGGACAGAGGGGACATATGTGAGAGGGGCTGGAGTCATCTCTGGCCAAAGTGTGCTGTGGTCTGGCTGCCCTGCCCACTCGCAGTCACACCTGCATCCTCCCAGCCCACCTCTGTCTCACTCAGACCTGCTGAATCCACCACAGGTTTGCCGGGAGGTGGACAGAGAGGACGGGTGTGTGGGTAAGAAGTTGCAGTCAGTGGGCACCGAAATGGTGCCCCATGGGCCACCCACAGGCTGAGCTGATTGTGGGCCTTGGCTGGCTTGGGAAGGTGGGGGCCAAGGCCAAGGCTCCCAGAGCAGACCCTCTACACATCCCCCTCGAGGTGCCGGTCAGGGGAGGGGGCGGTGCATTAGGCCCTGGAGGTCAATGTCCAGGATCTCTGCTCCCACTAGCGGCTGCTGACCGTCTTCCCGCGGACACCTCCTGTGCGGCCATCTCCAGTGGTCAGGGGGCAGCCTGGAGTCTCTGGGTCCTCAGGAACATGTGACAGGCAGACAGGGCAGCTGATTCTTGGCCAGGACCCTTGAATCCCTCTGCTCTGACATTTGGAGGCGAGAGTTCAGCTCTCAGATGGAAGGTCGAGTTCTGGGGCATCATGGATGAGGGCTGGAGAGCCAGAGCCAAGCCCCCACTCAGGCTGCTGAGCCGGGACAAAAGACCAAAACAGAAGCAGCCTGCCTGGCTTAGTACAACTCAGTGGGAAAGCCCTGGTCTGTCAGCCTGTTTTACTGAAAAGTGCACAACTACGGTGTGTCCTGGAAACAGCACTGGGAGGGATGTCTGGAAAACCGGCTCTGAGCCAAGGCAGAGTCCGGGGAGACCCTGGCTCGCCCGCTAACGTCTTAGGACTTCATCCTCAGTAAAAACCAGTCATTGCTCTCGTCCACCTACCAAAGAGGGATTTTTCTGAGGCCCAAATAATGTGACATTTGTGTAAAACATGTGTTTTTTGATCTGTAAGGTGTGGTACAAATGCCAGCCACAAGCATTgcttctctcaaaaacaaacctcTGACCTAAACTGGAGTCCACATTTGGTCCTGGTGACAGGGCACAACCCTCCCCCAGCTCTGGCACTCTCTGCTGGGACTGGGATGTGCACTCCTCACTcagcttccttcctcccctcaggCCACTCAGGGCAGGGAGGCCCCTGTCCCCGAGGCCACTTTTGCCCCAGGGGAACCAGCCCcccacagccctgccctgccGGCTCCTACAGCTACCTGACTGGCCAGGCCTCCTGCTTCCCTTGCCCCGCTGGCTACTACTGCCCCGAGAACATCACCAACTACAGCGGGCACCCCTGTCCCGCTGGCTTCTACTGCCCCAGAGGTGAGCGCCAGGGCCACAACTTCTCTGGGCGAGGCTGGGCAGAGTTGTACAGCCGCTCTAGGCTCAGCTGGGGCCTTGGGGCTCACATCAATGCAAACTGCTGCAGCCACAGACACATGCGCAGGTGTGTCCTCTGCTTCCGGGCTTTCCCGCCACCCGTCCTGAAGGCCAGGGACATAAGAGCGCTCCAAGGACGAGCTCTAAGCAGGTGGTGACAAGTATGAGTTCCATCCAAGTCTCCAGCTGCGTTTTAGAATGCCTGAAGGTTTTACATTGTATTCCGTAGCATATCTGTGTTGGCTAAAAAATGAAGATGTGAAATTACTTTAGCAATGCGTAGAAAGTTCGGTCCCCGTGCCTTTCAGTGAAGTTGAGCCCCAGGAAGGGGAATAGCACCCATATGCTGTGGCTTTGTGGAGCCTGGGCCTAGGGCCACCCAGCCCGGGAGCCGAACTCTCCACCCCAGGAGGCCCggagtgagtgagtggtggggCCGAGGCAGGGAGTCTGCCAAGGACCAGCCCTGCAGGAGGAGGGGTGCAGGGAGCAGCTGGCCACGTTGAGCCTCCCCTGCCCCAGGGCCTGGAGCAGAGGGTGCCTTCAGGAACCGGCAAGCTGGGCTCCCCTCCTCTGAACGTTGCTTCTCAGGCACCAAGTACGCCACCCAGTTCCCCTGCCCTCGGGGCTACTACAACCCAGACCCGCTGACCCAGAGCCTGGACAGCTGcctgccctgtcccccaggccaCTACTGTGGGCAGGAGAACCTGACCCGGGCCTCTGGGCCTTGTGAGGCAGGTGAGTCTCCTGCCTTGCCCTAAGATGCCCGCTGTCCATCTCTGCGCTTCCCACTTCTGCTCCTGGACCTGGGGTCACCCGGACTACCTCCTGGAGCAGCTAACGGGAGGGGTGGGTGGGCCTGCAGCCTGGTAAGCCTGGCCCTGGACTCCTTGGCCCACCACCCACCCCTCTCCACTGGTTTCTACCCCAGGATGGTTCTGTGTGTCTGCAGCGTGGACTGCCCGCCCCTTCGACCTGGACAACTACACCAGCACCAATTGCCTGTGCCCAGCCACGGCCACAGGGGGAAAGTGCCCTGTTGGCTCCTACTGCCCAGAGGGAAGCCCAGAGCCCATGCCCTGCCCACCGGGCTCTTTCTGTGGCACCTCTGGTAAGGGCCTATCGTGCTGTGGCTCAGGCTGTGGCTGGTGGGAGAACCAACATGAGGGTGAACACGTAACCACCATCCTTCCCTGTCCAGTGAGAAGCACTGCCTGCCTACCTCAGGGGGCTGTGCCTGGCATGCCTCCTGGCAGGACTGTGCTTCATAAACCATCACTGTTGCTGTCACTCTGGGTGAACGCAGGCCAGCCACCACAGAACAGCAAGGTGGGGAGGAGTGGCCAAGCCAGCAGGTCTCTGTGCACAGGGAGGCGCTCAGTGGCACCTCCCTCATCCCTCTCTGTACTCCCCATGTCTGAGTGCCTGCACTTCCCAAGCACCTGCTGTGGACAGCCCTGCTGGGCACTGAGCACCCAGGCATGCACCAGGCTCCTCCTGCCCTGGGAGGCTCTCAGCTCTACAGCCCCTGAAGTCCAGACCTTAGGCTGAGTTGGCTCAACTTGTATGCTAATTTCATCTCTGCA
It encodes:
- the LOC116270340 gene encoding neurogenic locus notch homolog protein 4-like, yielding MWGTQMWRCGFKKVLHYKLTGAPPELDPITAVTGFHCPGGAQTPTPLGGLWEHFAGSLAPTPRQDGEHSDGTGAEVTHPNKDIHVSAGGPCPPGHFCPVGTGVPLPCPVGTFSDRMFLSTASECLSCPPGYFCGASGLAAPSGPCSPGYFCLAGASSPTPTAAADRLPADTSCAAISSGHSGQGGPCPRGHFCPRGTSPPQPCPAGSYSYLTGQASCFPCPAGYYCPENITNYSGHPCPAGFYCPRASPAPGPGAEGAFRNRQAGLPSSERCFSGTKYATQFPCPRGYYNPDPLTQSLDSCLPCPPGHYCGQENLTRASGPCEAGWFCVSAAWTARPFDLDNYTSTNCLCPATATGGKCPVGSYCPEGSPEPMPCPPGSFCGTSGKGLSCCGSGCGWWENQHEGEHVTTILPCPVRSTACLPQGAVPGMPPGRTVLHKPSLLLSLWVNAGQPPQNSKVGRSGQASRSLCTGRRSVAPPSSLSVLPMSECLHFPSTCCGQPCWALSTQACTRLLLPWEALSSTAPEVQTLG